From the Bacteroidia bacterium genome, one window contains:
- the cysS gene encoding cysteine--tRNA ligase, translating to MAVSLYNTLTKKLEEFKPLTEGQVRMYTCGPTVYNFFHIGNARSFVMSDVIRRYLEYRGYAVTYVMNITDVDDKIIKAANEEGVPSSAIAERYTAAFLQDTERFGIRPATVHPRATECITDIIGHIEGLIANGSAYVVEGDVYFSVEAFAEYGKLSGKLVEDLRMGARVDTDDRKVHPADFALWKSAKPGEPSWESPWGNGRPGWHIECSVMSQKYLGETFDIHAGGNDLIFPHHENEIAQSEALTHAPFARYWIHFGFLNVDNEKMSKSLGNFFTAREILDKYSAESLRFFYLQTHYRSPLNFVQEGLDAAKAGLQKLQSLYDTLGGDGAGANGFDVSPYEQRFIEAMDNDFNAPAALGVLFELVRDVNARLHSAEGVNAESRAAVRAFLRRTALDVFGVVAESGERQGEDSALVEQLMQLLIDLRSEARAQKQWELSDRIRDGLSERGIVLEDGRDGTKWKRQS from the coding sequence ATGGCCGTATCGCTGTACAACACGCTGACGAAAAAACTGGAAGAATTCAAACCCCTCACAGAGGGTCAGGTGCGCATGTACACCTGCGGCCCGACGGTGTACAATTTTTTCCACATTGGTAATGCGCGTTCGTTCGTGATGTCGGACGTCATTCGGCGCTATCTCGAGTATCGCGGCTACGCGGTGACCTACGTCATGAACATCACGGATGTGGACGACAAGATCATCAAGGCCGCGAATGAAGAAGGCGTGCCGTCGTCGGCTATCGCCGAGCGCTATACCGCGGCTTTTCTGCAGGATACGGAGCGCTTCGGTATCCGTCCCGCCACGGTCCACCCTCGCGCCACAGAGTGCATCACAGATATCATCGGGCACATCGAGGGCCTGATAGCGAACGGCTCGGCCTATGTGGTTGAGGGCGATGTGTATTTTTCCGTGGAGGCCTTTGCGGAGTACGGCAAGCTCAGCGGCAAACTCGTGGAGGATTTGCGCATGGGCGCCCGTGTGGACACAGATGATCGCAAGGTGCATCCGGCCGATTTCGCGCTGTGGAAAAGCGCAAAGCCGGGCGAACCCTCGTGGGAGTCGCCCTGGGGCAACGGCAGGCCGGGTTGGCATATCGAATGCTCGGTGATGTCGCAGAAATACCTCGGCGAAACGTTCGATATTCACGCGGGCGGCAACGATCTGATCTTTCCGCATCATGAAAATGAAATCGCGCAGAGCGAAGCGCTCACGCATGCGCCTTTCGCGCGCTATTGGATTCATTTCGGTTTTCTGAATGTGGACAATGAAAAAATGTCCAAATCGCTCGGTAATTTTTTTACCGCGCGCGAAATCCTCGACAAGTACAGCGCCGAAAGTCTCCGCTTTTTCTATCTTCAGACGCATTACCGCAGCCCGTTGAATTTCGTGCAGGAGGGCCTGGACGCCGCGAAGGCGGGTTTGCAGAAGCTGCAGAGTTTGTACGATACTCTCGGTGGCGACGGAGCCGGCGCAAATGGCTTCGACGTATCGCCGTACGAGCAGCGCTTCATCGAGGCCATGGACAATGACTTCAATGCTCCGGCGGCGCTTGGTGTGCTGTTCGAACTCGTGCGCGACGTCAACGCCCGTCTGCATTCCGCGGAAGGGGTGAACGCCGAAAGCCGGGCCGCTGTGCGTGCGTTTCTTCGTCGTACGGCTCTGGACGTCTTCGGTGTCGTTGCCGAGAGCGGTGAGCGGCAGGGTGAGGACAGTGCCCTGGTGGAGCAACTCATGCAACTGCTGATTGATCTGCGCAGCGAAGCGCGAGCGCAGAAGCAATGGGAGCTGTCGGATCGCATACGCGACGGTTTGAGTGAACGCGGCATCGTCCTGGAGGACGGTCGCGATGGTACGAAATGGAAACGGCAATCATGA
- a CDS encoding cyclic nucleotide-binding domain-containing protein, with translation MSTSSDPSFLWSNYFRRDDEKDIFTLLRGIPIFEDLSRRDLKALERILHRRKYHGGEYVFREGDPGLGMYIIEQGEISIVSESRSCEISRLRKGEFFGEMALFSDRPRTASAVAYDDTKLFGFFQPDLFGLLETSPRIGVKVVLKLARILSERLYKASEENTRLVTEQQRNPAP, from the coding sequence ATGAGTACAAGCAGTGATCCCTCATTTCTCTGGAGCAATTATTTTCGCCGCGACGACGAGAAGGATATTTTCACGCTGTTGCGAGGTATCCCGATCTTTGAGGATCTGAGCAGGCGCGATTTGAAGGCGCTCGAACGTATTCTTCACCGCAGAAAATATCACGGTGGGGAATATGTGTTTCGAGAGGGCGATCCCGGCCTGGGAATGTACATCATCGAACAAGGGGAGATTTCCATCGTCAGCGAAAGCCGGAGCTGCGAAATTTCGCGTTTACGCAAAGGCGAATTTTTCGGAGAAATGGCGCTGTTCAGCGACAGGCCGCGCACTGCCAGCGCCGTAGCCTACGACGATACGAAGCTGTTCGGCTTTTTCCAGCCCGATCTGTTCGGACTTCTGGAAACGAGTCCGCGTATCGGCGTGAAAGTCGTTCTCAAACTCGCGCGCATTCTGAGTGAGCGCCTGTACAAGGCCAGCGAGGAGAATACGCGTCTCGTCACGGAACAGCAGCGCAACCCGGCTCCGTGA